In the genome of Nymphaea colorata isolate Beijing-Zhang1983 chromosome 9, ASM883128v2, whole genome shotgun sequence, one region contains:
- the LOC116260424 gene encoding beta-galactosidase 11-like: MLKSLINVKLFSLLLFSLSVLAQGSKNGVTYDGRSLIINGRRMLLFSGSIHYPRSTPDMWPDLIQKAKHGGINVIQTYVFWNLHEPVEGKYVFEERYDVVKFIKIVQEHGLYVTLRIGPFIEAEWNFGGFPYWLREVKNITFRSNNEPFKYHMERFSRMIVKKMKKEKLFASQGGPIILSQIENEYNSIQEAYHQNGVEYVQWAGKMAVGLDTGVPWIMCKQRDAPDPIINSCNGRNCGDTFDGPNSPDKPALWTENWTAQYRVFGDPPSQRSAEDLAFSVARFFSKNGSHVNYYMYHGGTNFGRTASAFAMTRYYDEAPLDEYGLFKEPKWGHIRDLHSALRLCRKALLWGIPSVSSLGDDLEARVYQIPGSKICSAFLTNNRSREEVNVHFRHRKYFLPPHSISILPDCKTVVFNTAKVNAQHNARSYEVSNSANKGTQWEKYQEETPKPEEVDTKSNHFLEHMNMTKDTTDYVWHTIYFDVGYNDLPTRGDIRPVLQISCLGHALHAFVNDVYIGSGHGTKIDKSFSFAEPAPLVSGRNKISILVMTVGLPDNGAYLEHRVAGLHTVIIQGLNSGAHDLSQETWGYEVGMKGEKLKIYSSKGLKNVQWSDAKHSINHPITWYKKVFDAPSGKEPVALDLSSMGKGQVWINGESIGRYWVSYLTPLGDPSQSMYHVPRAFLKPKDNVMVVFEETGGNPYLITVRKVSRDTICSYITEAHPPSVSSWERKEAKIQAKESEDLQAEASLKCYNHKVIHSIEFASFGNPQGICGNFTMGTCNSPSARTIVEKACLGKTSCVIPISPSSFGGDPCPGDAKTLAVQARCGPKIHDA; encoded by the exons ATGTTGAAGAGCTTGATTAACGTCAAGCTCTTCAGCTTGCTGCTCTTCTCTCTATCTGTACTGGCACAAGGATCCAAGAACGGAGTCACCTATGATGGAAGGTCTCTCATCATCAATGGCCGGCGGATGCTTCTCTTCTCGGGATCCATTCATTACCCCCGAAGTACTCCCGAC ATGTGGCCTGATTTGATCCAAAAAGCTAAACATGGAGGAATCAATGTGATCCAAACTTATGTGTTCTGGAACCTTCATGAGCCTGTTGAAGGCAAG TATGTATTTGAAGAAAGATATGATGTGGTCAAGTTCATCAAGATAGTCCAAGAGCATGGGCTGTATGTTACCCTCAGAATTGGACCCTTCATTGAGGCCGAATGGAACTTTGG AGGATTTCCATACTGGCTGAGAGAGGTGAAGAACATCACATTCAGATCCAACAATGAGCCTTTCAAG TATCACATGGAGAGATTCTCAAGGATGATCgtaaagaagatgaagaaagagaagtTGTTTGCTTCTCAAGGAGGACCCATAATTCTCTCCCAG ATTGAGAATGAATACAACTCCATTCAGGAGGCTTATCACCAGAATGGAGTCGAGTACGTCCAATGGGCAGGGAAAATGGCTGTTGGTCTCGACACTGGAGTGCCTTGGATCATGTGCAAGCAACGGGATGCACCTGATCCAATT ATTAACTCATGCAACGGGAGGAACTGTGGGGACACATTCGATGGACCTAATTCACCAGACAAGCCGGCACTGTGGACAGAGAACTGGACAGCTCA GTATCGAGTCTTCGGTGACCCTCCCTCACAAAGATCAGCTGAAGATCTTGCATTTTCTGTGGCTCgctttttctccaaaaatggCTCGCACGTCAACTATTACATG TATCATGGTGGCACAAACTTTGGGAGGACAGCTTCTGCGTTTGCAATGACACGTTACTATGATGAGGCACCCCTAGATGAATATG GTTTGTTTAAGGAACCAAAATGGGGTCACATCAGGGACCTTCATTCTGCACTCAGACTGTGCAGAAAGGCTCTACTGTGGGGAATTCCGTCTGTTTCTTCTCTGGGTGACGACCTTGAG GCACGTGTCTACCAAATTCCAGGCAGTAAAATCTGTTCTGCTTTTCTTACAAATAATCGCTCAAGGGAGGAAGTGAACGTCCACTTCAGGCATCGCAAGTACTTTCTGCCACCCCATTCAATCAGCATCCTCCCAGATTGCAAGACCGTTGTCTTCAATACTGCAAAG GTGAATGCTCAGCACAATGCAAGGAGTTATGAAGTATCGAACTCGGCAAATAAAGGTACACAGTGGGAAAAGTACCAGGAGGAAACTCCAAAACCAGAGGAAGTTGATACCAAATCAAACCATTTCCTGGAACACATGAACATGACAAAGGATACAACAGATTATGTATGGCACACCATCTA TTTTGATGTAGGATACAACGACTTGCCTACAAGGGGCGACATCCGACCCGTCCTCCAGATTTCCTGTCTTGGCCATGCCTTGCATGCATTTGTCAATGATGTGTACATAG GAAGTGGTCATGGTACAAAAATAGACAAAAGCTTTTCATTTGCTGAACCGGCACCTTTGGTGAGTGGGAGGAACAAGATATCTATACTCGTCATGACAGTTGGTCTTCCA GACAATGGTGCATACTTAGAGCACAGAGTTGCTGGCCTACATACTGTAATAATTCAAGGTCTGAACTCCGGAGCCCATGATCTTTCCCAAGAAACCTGGGGCTATGAG GTTGGTATGAAAGGAGAAAAACTTAAGATATACAGCTCCAAGGGATTAAAAAATGTTCAATGGTCTGATGCCAAGCATTCCATCAACCATCCAATCACATGGTACAAG AAAGTTTTTGATGCACCCAGTGGAAAAGAGCCTGTTGCTTTGGATCTCTCGAGTATGGGCAAAGGTCAAGTCTGGATCAACGGCGAGAGTATTGGTCGTTACTGGGTATCCTACCTGACTCCACTTGGCGATCCTTCTCAATCCAT GTACCACGTCCCCAGAGCATTCTTGAAGCCAAAAGACAATGTTATGGTTGTTTTTGAGGAAACAGGAGGCAACCCATATCTCATAACTGTGAGGAAAGTTTCCAGAGATACAATCTGCAGTTACATTACTGAAGCACATCCTCCTTCTGTCAGTTCATGGGAGAGGAAGGAAGCAAAGATCCAGGCCAAAGAGTCTGAAGACTTGCAGGCGGAGGCCAGCCTGAAATGTTATAACCACAAAGTTATCCACTCCATCGAGTTTGCAAGCTTCGGAAATCCTCAGGGTATCTGTGGGAACTTCACAATGGGTACCTGCAATTCTCCCTCAGCAAGAACTATAGTTGAGAAG GCATGCTTGGGGAAGACATCATGCGTTATCCCAATATCACCGAGCAGCTTTGGCGGTGATCCATGCCCAGGAGACGCCAAGACCCTAGCAGTTCAGGCCAGATGCGGACCAAAAATCCACGACGCATAA